From Triticum urartu cultivar G1812 chromosome 2, Tu2.1, whole genome shotgun sequence, a single genomic window includes:
- the LOC125539560 gene encoding 60S ribosomal protein L7-2-like, with protein MASEAAKVPVPESVNFKRKRGEVWAAAKKQKVADEKKKDAENTKVIYARAKQYAGEYEAQDKELVQLKREARMKGGFYVSPEAKLLFVVRIRGINAMHPKTKKILQLLRLRQIFNGVFLKVNKATINMLRRVEPYVAYGYPNLKSVRELIYKRGYGKLNKQRIPLTNNKVIEEGLGKHNIICIEDLVHEILTVGPHFKEANNFLWPFKLKAPLGGLKKKRNHYVEGGDAGNRENYINQLVRRMN; from the exons ATGGCCTCCGAGGCGGCGAAGGTGCCGGTGCCGGAGTCGGTGAACTTCAAGAGGAAGAGGGGAGAGGTCTGGGCCGCCGCGAAGAAGCAGAAGGTCGCCGACGAGAAGAAGAAGGACGCGGAGAACACCAAGGTCATCTACGCCCGCGCCAAGCAGTACGCCGGGGAGTATGAGGCTCAG GACAAGGAGCTGGTGCAACTTAAGCGTGAGGCCCGGATGAAGGGTGGGTTCTATGTCAGTCCTGAGGCAAAGCTGCTGTTTGTCGTCCGTATCCGTGG TATCAATGCTATGCACCCAAAGACCAAGAAGATCTTGCAGCTTTTGCGTTTGAGGCAG ATTTTTAATGGTGTGTTCCTTAAGGTCAACAAGGCCACCATTAACATGCTGCGTCGGGTTGAGCCATATGTTGCTTACGG GTACCCTAACCTCAAGAGTGTCAGGGAGCTGATCTACAAGAGAGGTTACGGAAAGCTCAACAAGCAAAGGATTCCTCTGACCAACAACAAAGTCATTGAGGAG GGTTTGGGGAAGCACAACATCATCTGCATCGAGGACCTTGTGCATGAGATCTTGACCGTTGGCCCACACTTCAAGGAGGCGAACAACTTCCTGTGGCCATTCAAGCTTAAGGCACCACTCGGTGGCCTGAAGAAGAAGAGGAACCACTACGTTGAGGGTGGTGACGCTGGTAACCGTGAGAACTACATCAACCAGCTTGTTAGAAGGATGAACTAG